The genomic stretch CTCCACCTTCGGCAAGGTCGGCAAGGTTACCATCCTCAAGGACCGTCACTCCCGCCGCAGCAAGGGCGTCGCCTTCGTCCTCTTTGTCTCCCAGGATGACGCCCGCCGCGCCGTCAATGAGATGAATGGCAAGATCCTCAACAAGCGCTCCCTCACGGTCTCCATTGCTGCTGACAATGGCCGCGCCCCCGAATTCATACGCCGCAAGGTTTACAAGGACAAGTCCCGCTGCTACGAATGTGGCCAGGATGGCCACCTCTCATACGAGTGCCCCAAGAATCAGCTCGGCCCCCGGGAGAGGCCTGTTCCCAAGCGGGCCCGGAAGGCGCAGGCCACCACAGGGCAGTTTGTTGGGGGGGACGATGGGGAGGGTTCTGATGGTGAAGGGGGAGAGGCGTTGTTTGAGGATGACAATTGGGCGTCTGTGGTCGACACAAGAGGGGTTGATGAAAGGGCGGTGATGAGAGGAGGTGATGCAGGTGCGGGCGGTGTGACGATGATCAAGGGAGGGAAGAGGGAGAAGAAATCGAGTTATTTCAGTGATGAAAGTGGCGAGGATGAGTGAGATGAATATACGGTGAGTTCTCCATCCTTCCATTTTTATATCTAAAAGGACCAGATGTTAAAAGAGACATGATTGTATACTTTGAaatctaaaattataaaaataagaaTGTATGATGAGTtccctttgtatagggtcctaaaatATCCGCCGTTTGACCGAAGTTGATGTAATTATATCCATAAAGAGTTCATATAATGAATGCATAACTCACATAATGCAAGCACCAAAGCTCAAATAATAAATTCAACAACAGaaaaataagcaaaaaaaaagaaaaaaaagaaaaaaaagaaaaaagaaaaaaaagaaaactgtgCCCCCTACATCCCACCAAGAGATTCTACCAAAAATTCCTTGGAAAAATgagttttctttattttttgatttCTTTTCACCTCCCAAATGCTCCCTCAATATCGTCAATACTTATCCCTTGTATTGGTGCTATCGGAGAACTTTATGAAGTAATCCTGACGATATCTTGTGATATCATTGATGCAATGTGATATTATTGGCCATCCTAGGTACCTGTTGTTCCATATTGAGCAACTTCTATACTGATATTGAAAAACTGGTTGCACCTAAAACAATCCATTGCACACACCCTCCCCCCTTTCTGTATACGGTTTGGTAGCCCTAAAACAATACAAACTCATTACTCCATCCATAGATATTGAGACCATGGGCTGTGGTGCGGGCCTGCGGCAACCATGGCTACTACAACCTTGGAAAGTAGACAGTCATGGCTGCCCCCATATAGGCATGCATTGAGTTGGTACAATATGGTTTTATGACAAGGTCATATTTGAATTGAGATGCAATAATGCTCAGATGATCGATGACGTGGCCTATTGTTTCCATTTGTTCTTTCATGGGTGCATTATTACATTGGTTGGAATGAATAttgaaatgagaaaaaaaatgatctCTTCCCAATATATGTGGCTTGCACAAGTTACGATGACAACATCTAAGGTTCTTGTGTTTTTGAAACCGCACTAATTAGGTCAATGCTATAATCTCAAGGTGTGAAAAACTTGAAATAATGAAAAAACCACTTGGCTCTAATActaattatttgaaaattttgatacgAGGAATCACACAGAGGGTTGAAcaatcattttttattattattataaattcactgataaataaaaataaccagATTTGTATAGAGCTTATCTGAAATTTATCTTAGAATGGATCCAAATGAATATGATGGTTGTAAtagattgatggagtgattgaaTTGTAGATCCCATGgctcaatcacttgattttcctCTCATAGATTTTCTAGGGAGAGAAAATCCAATAGACAACTTGTGCTAGAATTGtgattatatatacacacacagagagagagagagagagagagagagagagagagagagagagagagagagagagagagagagatgctcacacactaCTTGGACACTGCactttggtccaactagctgggtTGGATAAAAATCCCATGTTTGTGACCATTGGTGGAAAATTTGTACCAAGTGCGACATGGTTTGGATACAGGCGGGTTGCAGCCTTGCAGGCTGCAAAGCATGCATGGTTAATAGTGGCGTTGGTGACTATGGCCATTAGCCATGATATTACCATTATCCTCTGGAAAAATCCTCCAGGTCATGGTCAAGGAATGTGTGACCTTTTGTTGTTCCCTACATGCCGCACAAATGCGATCACAACTTGATTGCTTGCATGGGAGTCGAGGTAAAAGATTGATAGAGATCATTCACCAATGCTTCTTGAGGACCTGAAAGTTAAGACCAAAGTTAGACGGCTTGTTTACTTGGATGATATGATTGGCAAATAGATGGCTTCTCAGATGCCTAATACAGCAAGATTGGCAAATATATGACTTCTCAGATGCCTAATAGACAAAATGCCTAATAGTTCCCAGAAAGGTTCACTATAGGGATTGCAAAGCATATCAGTTGGGTACAAAGCTTCCCTAGGGGTGAATTGCACAGGCTATCACTGGTTTGCCATATGCAATGAGGCAATCCTTTCGCTTTGACTCTTAGTTGTGACATGTTTATCTGCAATCTAGAGATTAGACTGGCTGAATCAATCTCTCCATTATCTTTTCGTTGGCTCTACACGAGGCAAAATTGTGAGAGCTAGTCGCGTTAAGCCGGACGTCCTCCTAAGGCCTACACGGGATTACATTGTTAGAGTTAATCATGTTAAGATTGTCATGGCCCCTGCCATTCTTTATATAGGGGATTCCCTAGTGGCAATCTTTGGTCACCTGCAAATTGAGCAACAATTAGGAAATCTCATGTTGACAGAGGGCATTCAATAACATCATTCTGACCAAGTCGTTTGTCATGTTCTCTATCTTAGGTCGACTAGCATCACCTATTGTAGTGAAGCCTATAGAGTCACCTATATCCTAATTGGTGGCAACATCTGTAAATTGCAGTTCAACCTGCTAGCCTTGTAGGCTTAACTTGTAGGGCTATCAATCATGGCCCAATTCTAGGAGGTaaatgtgggccctatgaattgatTATCAAACATAATTATATCTTATCCATGAGTTAATCTGACATTAGTGGATCCCATGGAGCAATTAAATGCACTAAAGCATCCATGTACTTGTAGATCCAGAAGATCAGACCCTACTTACCTCGTTCCGACTGTCAAAGTCGATCCATGACAACCAAAAAATGCATTGTGTCAGCTTGGGTTTTTGTGGAGACCCTCAAACAGTTATTTATTGAGATATACCGGGTCTCATGAAAAGAGCGAACGAAGTTCATGCTCACTACTTTGATTTAGATCAAGATCTCATCACATCTGAGGTGGATCTGATTGTTAGATGAACAATAGATATTGAAGATCAAGATGGTTTGCCAATGTAATAAATCCCTTACCCTAACCGTTAATTTGATCATGTGATTGGTCCAAATTCATGGGTTTTAACATTTAACATTGAGGTCTAGGGTTCAAGCCCAGCTAACCATAGAAAAAAAAGAGCAAATCTCGTGGGTTCTGGCTAATGGTTATCAAATACCTGATTGTCCCAATGTTTTACTTtatgaaaacaaatattttataGGTTAGGAAATTAGATTTCCTATTATTTTAATATGTAAAAGTCTTATATTATAATTAAGATCTATGAGAATTCAatatttaataaaattaattaaattgagAAAATATGACATTTATGATCACTTTTTCATAGGATGAGAAATTGGATGGGGGTAGACTTCTAGTCTTATTAGGAGGTGATGCGATTCACCTATGGGATTCCTTGCTTAATGAGGAAATACAAAATGGAGTTTCCTTTGTTGAGGAGATTGGGATTTAAGCTTGGGCTTTCCTAGTTAGAGTGAATTGAAAACTTGATGGGTTTACTTTCTCAATAAATACCTTACTAGGATCACATCCAATAGAAGTTGTCTGTCAGATTTTCTCTCACCCTATAAAATCTGATGAGATGGACATAGGGTGACTAGTGGTGTCGCCATAGGATTTGTAGCTCAATAATACATTGATTTACCACAATTGTTATGTTCTTTTAGACCCATTCTAAGAGGAGTacgtgatgaggacatcgtgcacacgcacgctcgcacaccaccacccctacgcacgtacgtacgtagaaggaggaccccaccatcgatctggcttgatgacgatgtccagggagggcctcctagttagaagacaagttttggttcaaaaaaagtaGGCTCGATagttaagaaaagcccatcatgggatctcatgatcgtggcccactcgtcagattgatttcatattttaggttttgcttattgttattatttagaacattgtgaacgctttagatttctttgtttggtttttattttagtttacttcatcgccaagtaataggttgcgcacatggtgcgagttttggggtataagatttttcctataaataggcaccccttgtagttcttttgattcattgaagttaataaaaaaattcctgctttatttttctgctatttTTGTGatttgtggaagaattcaaaagtgggtgcaaagccctccttttttgaagggctaactactgtggtgcgaagctacatcgatctcgattcacccccatcctccatcatctttttttccatcttcccccaccatccgtacttcaaattcgttcatt from Magnolia sinica isolate HGM2019 chromosome 17, MsV1, whole genome shotgun sequence encodes the following:
- the LOC131230750 gene encoding U11/U12 small nuclear ribonucleoprotein 31 kDa protein; amino-acid sequence: MVRHKRNNKRNSDSEEDDSIFLRYPIPHPSSSNSRSNDHSRRSGGSGGLAPSKSTVYVSNLDYSLTNSDLFTIFSTFGKVGKVTILKDRHSRRSKGVAFVLFVSQDDARRAVNEMNGKILNKRSLTVSIAADNGRAPEFIRRKVYKDKSRCYECGQDGHLSYECPKNQLGPRERPVPKRARKAQATTGQFVGGDDGEGSDGEGGEALFEDDNWASVVDTRGVDERAVMRGGDAGAGGVTMIKGGKREKKSSYFSDESGEDE